A genomic segment from Glycine soja cultivar W05 chromosome 20, ASM419377v2, whole genome shotgun sequence encodes:
- the LOC114402030 gene encoding protein MAIN-LIKE 1-like has protein sequence MVTEDEPVVTTDEPVVAVDVHAPGADAADDVDGFLGGPRDPSVLTEYADHVVVRVWNEEDRLELKLSSHGRKVQKFDRPALEIEDLVAATGLSHLIACSVDTGDRRLISSFMERWHRETSSFLFPVGEVSITLDDVASLLHLPIVGAFHTFQPLHIDEAVLMLVELLEVSGEEARAEIAHCHGPYCWIYEHFPSLAECMADPDYDEVSPRLCRWIATKAIAKSISTATSVGDSLPSNTDQRGSCTDSDTSKVPEPATTSTHAHSYVEQPRHAVEACHAIAERLECHLNLRIVKAGTETHEVMEECIRIARGVTEDCIVYARSRRRRRTDEA, from the exons ATGGTCACTGAAGATGAGCCTGTGGTCACTACAGATGAGCCTGTGGTAGCTGTAGACGTACATGCACCTGGTGCAGACGCTGCTGATGATGTAGACGGTTTTCTAGGTGGGCCACGTGACCCATCAGTGCTTACGGAGTATGCTGACCATGTTGTAGTTAGGGTATGGAACGAagag GACCGTCTTGAATTGAAGTTATCCTCCCATGGGAGGAAGGTGCAAAAATTTGATAGGCCTGCTCTTGAGATTGAGGACCTAGTTGCTGCCACAGGACTAAGTCATTTGATCGCGTGTTCAGTAGACACTGGCGATCGGAGACTTATATCCTCGTTTATGGAGAGGTGGCACAGGGAGACTAGCAGTTTCCTTTTTCCCGTGGGGGAGGTTAGTATCACCCTGGATGATGTGGCgtctcttcttcatcttcccatTGTTGGTGCCTTCCATACATTCCAGCCTCTGCACATCGACGAGGCGGTGTTGATGTTGGTTGAGTTACTAGAGGTCTCTGGAGAGGAAGCCAGGGCCGAGATAGCACATTGTCATGGACCATAC TGTTGGATATATGAGCACTTTCCGTCACTTGCGGAGTGCATGGCTGATCCGGACTATGATGAGGTGTCACCACGTCTATGTCGGTGGATTGCTACGAAGGCGATTGCGAAGTCCATATCTACAGCGAC CTCCGTTGGGGACTCGTTGCCGTCAAACACCGACCAGAGAGGGTCATGCACTGATTCGGATACGTCCAAA GTCCCAGAGCCAGCAACAACATCGACACATGCCCATTCTTATGTGGAGCAGCccagacatgcagtg GAGGCTTGCCATGCGATTGCTGAAAGGTTGGAGTGTCAtctcaaccttaggatagtcaaGGCAGGCACAGAGACACACGAGGTCATGGAAGAATGCATTAGGATTGCCAGGGGTGTCACAGAAGACTGCATTGTGTATGCGAGGTCTCGACGTAGGCGGCGCACAGATGAGGCATAG